One Solanum pennellii chromosome 9, SPENNV200 DNA segment encodes these proteins:
- the LOC107031570 gene encoding fanconi-associated nuclease 1 homolog isoform X4: MMLKGRESLIRLVGRRRRFLRRRSLITSSVPQIGYKEDKDEVNTESGNGNGDEQWVDCPVCGAKVRGEEPVINSHLDKCLARGTKRKLSQCTLFQLKFCARPKVTASFIDSDLTRTEFGSSANDGNIPVLASEMRNSDVSKNNVQDESSSSSVSLTLATSRSNILTRNSSLCSRVDRAENLDGLPDFDDECKSLSGAKSMQIVGLEGFPHHQISDDKIDNFTGSPLSLSENRTPTYVEPLEDDDNSKILLDTFIVGRKFADDTELIIGAMVMLSRDSENVKDPNAIKVLTKDTGHSKELGFIPRELAQYVSPLIDNFQMTFEGHITSIPRHPHAVVPIQIYSSSIASFGEKDSSSFQEFNSFRKNALCAAEFSKTHPPVPAKYQHNLLLLLKEVLKINAHLFAEGEKTLLKAFLSLSDDSQRLFARLYARKGPWFRTASISYAEICDYKEAVKGLSEAECVTLFESIDKLQIGDLMEVLDVLNVGELRDLYSLNKSHKKIVRNSDHGTRKQDYIARLLGAYESGLCPNLQSMILRKTGSCIRISALAESVFWRAERLFFLNGEQDLSAFLLVDLGIVKYPAYNCIFTDQIFPDRSDLLSYEEAIEVAQVMDESLDENNNELVSRCIEISASQVSSFVEEDRSSHFGSMTAFLSCFSASWVYSKVILLGVSFLEHERRYKDAIDLLKLLLVKFKSDRRRGYWTLRLSIDLEHVGCLDESLEVAEKGLLDSWVRAGCIVALQRRVLRLGSGSGQTSELQNRGEECLLW; this comes from the exons ATGATGCTTAAAGGTCGAGAAAGTTTGATCAGATTAGTAGGTCGGCGTCGGCGATTTCTCCGTCGCCGTTCTCTTATCACTTCATCTGTTCCTCAG ATTGGTTATAAAGAAGATAAGGATGAGGTAAACACTGAAAGTGGAAATGGAAATGGTGATGAGCAATGGGTTGATTGTCCTGTTTGTGGGGCGAAGGTTCGAGGTGAAGAACCTGTTATTAACTCTCATTTAG ATAAATGCCTTGCTAGAGGAACTAAACGCAAATTAAGTCAGTGCACCCTTTTCCAGTTGAAATTTTGCGCACGACCTAAAGTTACAGCCTCATTCATTGATTCAGACTTGACAAGGACAGAGTTCGGTTCAAGTGCAAATGATGGTAATATCCCTGTTCTGGCTTCTGAAATGAGAAACTCAGATGTTTCAAAAAATAACGTCCAAGATGAATCCAGTTCATCTTCAGTCTCACTTACTTTGGCAACCAGCAGATCCAATATTCTCACAAGAAATAGTAGTCTCTGTAGTAGGGTTGATCGAGCGGAGAACTTAGATGGTCTCCCTGATTTCGATGATGAATGCAAATCTCTGTCTGGTGCAAAGTCGATGCAAATTGTGGGGCTAGAGGGTTTTCCTCACCACCAAATAAGTGATGATAAAATTGACAACTTCACAGGCTCACCTTTGTCACTTTCTGAAAACAGGACTCCTACATATGTGGAACCTTTGGAAGATGATGATAACTCTAAGATTTTGCTTGATACTTTCATTGTTGGCCGTAAGTTTGCTGATGACACAGAGTTAATTATTGGAGCAATGGTGATGCTTTCAAGAGATTCCGAGAATGTCAAGGATCCAAACGCAATCAAG GTTCTAACAAAAGATACTGGTCACAGTAAAGAGCTAGGTTTTATCCCCAGGGAATTGGCACAATATGTATCTCCATTGATTGACAATTTCCAGATGACGTTTGAG GGCCATATAACTTCTATTCCACGGCATCCTCATGCAGTTGTCCCAATTCAGATATATTCCTCTAGCATTGCTTCTTTTGGTGAAAAGGACTCCTCTAGTTTCCAAGAATTTAATTCCTTTAGGAAAAATGCTCTATGTGCTGCTGAATTCTCGAAGACTCACCCTCCTGTCCCTGCAAAATACCAGCATAACCTTCTATTATTACTAAAGGAGGTTTTGAAGATCAATGCACATCTTTTTGCTGAAGGCGAGAAGACCTTATTGA AAGCTTTTTTATCACTCTCAGATGATAGTCAGAGGCTCTTTGCTCGGCTTTATGCACGTAAAG GGCCATGGTTTCGGACAGCTAGCATATCATATGCTGAAATATGTGATTATAAAGAAGCTGTTAAGGGTCTTTCTG AAGCAGAATGTGTTACTTTATTCGAATCAATTGATAAACTACAAATTGGTGACTTGATGGAGGTATTGGATGTTCTAAATGTTGGTGAACTGCGGGACCTCTACAGTCTTAACAAG TCACATAAGAAGATTGTACGGAACTCTGATCATGGTACAAGAAAGCAAGATTACATTGCTCGGCTTCTTGGTGCGTATGAAAGTGGTTTATG CCCCAATCTTCAAAGTATGATTCTAAGAAAAACTGGAAGCTGTATCAGGATATCTGCATTGGCTGAATCTGTCTTTTGGCGTGCTGAG AGGCTATTTTTTCTGAATGGAGAGCAGGACCTGTCAGCATTCTTACTTGTTGACTTGGGCATTGTAAAATATCCTGCTTATAACTGCATATTCACAGACCAGATTTTTCCAGACAGAAGTGACCtgttgtcttatgaggag GCCATTGAGGTTGCACAAGTTATGGATGAGTCTCTTGACGAGAACAACAATGAGTTGGTATCAAGATGCATTGAGATTTCTGCCTCTCAAGTATCTAGCTTTGTGGAGGAAGATAGATCATCACATTTTGGGTCGATGACTGCATTTTTATCTTGCTTTTCAGCCAGTTGGGTATATTCTAAGGTGATCCTGTTGGGTGTTTCTTTCCTGGAGCATGAACGTAG GTATAAAGATGCAATCGATTTGCTTAAGCTGCTGTTAGTTAAATTTAAATCTGATCGAAGAAGGGGATATTGGACTCTGCGGCTCTCAATTGATTTGGAGCATGTTGGGTGCCTTGATGAGAGTCTTGAAGTAGCTGAAAAGGGGT
- the LOC107031570 gene encoding fanconi-associated nuclease 1 homolog isoform X5 — translation MMLKGRESLIRLVGRRRRFLRRRSLITSSVPQIGYKEDKDEVNTESGNGNGDEQWVDCPVCGAKVRGEEPVINSHLDKCLARGTKRKLSQCTLFQLKFCARPKVTASFIDSDLTRTEFGSSANDGNIPVLASEMRNSDVSKNNVQDESSSSSVSLTLATSRSNILTRNSSLCSRVDRAENLDGLPDFDDECKSLSGAKSMQIVGLEGFPHHQISDDKIDNFTGSPLSLSENRTPTYVEPLEDDDNSKILLDTFIVGRKFADDTELIIGAMVMLSRDSENVKDPNAIKVLTKDTGHSKELGFIPRELAQYVSPLIDNFQMTFEGHITSIPRHPHAVVPIQIYSSSIASFGEKDSSSFQEFNSFRKNALCAAEFSKTHPPVPAKYQHNLLLLLKEVLKINAHLFAEGEKTLLKAFLSLSDDSQRLFARLYARKGPWFRTASISYAEICDYKEAVKGLSEAECVTLFESIDKLQIGDLMEVLDVLNVGELRDLYSLNKSHKKIVRNSDHGTRKQDYIARLLGAYESGLCPNLQSMILRKTGSCIRISALAESVFWRAERLFFLNGEQDLSAFLLVDLGIVKYPAYNCIFTDQIFPDRSDLLSYEEAIEVAQVMDESLDENNNELVSRCIEISASQVSSFVEEDRSSHFGSMTAFLSCFSASWVYSKVILLGVSFLEHERRYKDAIDLLKLLLVKFKSDRRRGYWTLRLSIDLEHVGCLDESLEVAEKGLLDSWVRAGCIVALQRRVLRLGSGQTSELQNRGEECLLW, via the exons ATGATGCTTAAAGGTCGAGAAAGTTTGATCAGATTAGTAGGTCGGCGTCGGCGATTTCTCCGTCGCCGTTCTCTTATCACTTCATCTGTTCCTCAG ATTGGTTATAAAGAAGATAAGGATGAGGTAAACACTGAAAGTGGAAATGGAAATGGTGATGAGCAATGGGTTGATTGTCCTGTTTGTGGGGCGAAGGTTCGAGGTGAAGAACCTGTTATTAACTCTCATTTAG ATAAATGCCTTGCTAGAGGAACTAAACGCAAATTAAGTCAGTGCACCCTTTTCCAGTTGAAATTTTGCGCACGACCTAAAGTTACAGCCTCATTCATTGATTCAGACTTGACAAGGACAGAGTTCGGTTCAAGTGCAAATGATGGTAATATCCCTGTTCTGGCTTCTGAAATGAGAAACTCAGATGTTTCAAAAAATAACGTCCAAGATGAATCCAGTTCATCTTCAGTCTCACTTACTTTGGCAACCAGCAGATCCAATATTCTCACAAGAAATAGTAGTCTCTGTAGTAGGGTTGATCGAGCGGAGAACTTAGATGGTCTCCCTGATTTCGATGATGAATGCAAATCTCTGTCTGGTGCAAAGTCGATGCAAATTGTGGGGCTAGAGGGTTTTCCTCACCACCAAATAAGTGATGATAAAATTGACAACTTCACAGGCTCACCTTTGTCACTTTCTGAAAACAGGACTCCTACATATGTGGAACCTTTGGAAGATGATGATAACTCTAAGATTTTGCTTGATACTTTCATTGTTGGCCGTAAGTTTGCTGATGACACAGAGTTAATTATTGGAGCAATGGTGATGCTTTCAAGAGATTCCGAGAATGTCAAGGATCCAAACGCAATCAAG GTTCTAACAAAAGATACTGGTCACAGTAAAGAGCTAGGTTTTATCCCCAGGGAATTGGCACAATATGTATCTCCATTGATTGACAATTTCCAGATGACGTTTGAG GGCCATATAACTTCTATTCCACGGCATCCTCATGCAGTTGTCCCAATTCAGATATATTCCTCTAGCATTGCTTCTTTTGGTGAAAAGGACTCCTCTAGTTTCCAAGAATTTAATTCCTTTAGGAAAAATGCTCTATGTGCTGCTGAATTCTCGAAGACTCACCCTCCTGTCCCTGCAAAATACCAGCATAACCTTCTATTATTACTAAAGGAGGTTTTGAAGATCAATGCACATCTTTTTGCTGAAGGCGAGAAGACCTTATTGA AAGCTTTTTTATCACTCTCAGATGATAGTCAGAGGCTCTTTGCTCGGCTTTATGCACGTAAAG GGCCATGGTTTCGGACAGCTAGCATATCATATGCTGAAATATGTGATTATAAAGAAGCTGTTAAGGGTCTTTCTG AAGCAGAATGTGTTACTTTATTCGAATCAATTGATAAACTACAAATTGGTGACTTGATGGAGGTATTGGATGTTCTAAATGTTGGTGAACTGCGGGACCTCTACAGTCTTAACAAG TCACATAAGAAGATTGTACGGAACTCTGATCATGGTACAAGAAAGCAAGATTACATTGCTCGGCTTCTTGGTGCGTATGAAAGTGGTTTATG CCCCAATCTTCAAAGTATGATTCTAAGAAAAACTGGAAGCTGTATCAGGATATCTGCATTGGCTGAATCTGTCTTTTGGCGTGCTGAG AGGCTATTTTTTCTGAATGGAGAGCAGGACCTGTCAGCATTCTTACTTGTTGACTTGGGCATTGTAAAATATCCTGCTTATAACTGCATATTCACAGACCAGATTTTTCCAGACAGAAGTGACCtgttgtcttatgaggag GCCATTGAGGTTGCACAAGTTATGGATGAGTCTCTTGACGAGAACAACAATGAGTTGGTATCAAGATGCATTGAGATTTCTGCCTCTCAAGTATCTAGCTTTGTGGAGGAAGATAGATCATCACATTTTGGGTCGATGACTGCATTTTTATCTTGCTTTTCAGCCAGTTGGGTATATTCTAAGGTGATCCTGTTGGGTGTTTCTTTCCTGGAGCATGAACGTAG GTATAAAGATGCAATCGATTTGCTTAAGCTGCTGTTAGTTAAATTTAAATCTGATCGAAGAAGGGGATATTGGACTCTGCGGCTCTCAATTGATTTGGAGCATGTTGGGTGCCTTGATGAGAGTCTTGAAGTAGCTGAAAAGGGGT